One window of Paenibacillus sp. FSL K6-3182 genomic DNA carries:
- a CDS encoding AEC family transporter encodes MNIFFHILMTNVLPMVIMIGLGIIIQRAFKLDIKTLSKLNFYLFSPAIMFDLLYKTDISAQVVGRILLFFVLFMVTQYIIVELVVRIRGYQPSMKSAMRNSVLFYNSANYGIPLNQLAFAGNEKTLAIQILIMMMQSLIPNTYGIYNVNAHKADMRAIWRTIISMPIIYVIPLAFLLRGFDVPIPQPIATPIGYLSAAFIGTALITLGVQLGNMEWKIKRSLLIDVSISGILRLIAGPLLAWLIVWLMGLDKLTAAALIVSSAVPTSLSSVLLAVEFDNEPEFASQSVFVSTILSIITVTAVIFFLNLDI; translated from the coding sequence ATGAATATTTTCTTTCACATTTTAATGACAAACGTGCTTCCGATGGTCATCATGATTGGGCTTGGCATTATTATTCAAAGAGCGTTCAAGCTGGATATTAAAACGTTATCGAAGCTTAATTTTTATTTATTTTCACCAGCTATTATGTTCGACCTCCTATATAAAACGGACATTTCTGCCCAAGTGGTAGGGAGAATCTTATTGTTTTTTGTGCTGTTTATGGTTACGCAATATATTATCGTTGAGCTGGTTGTTAGAATAAGAGGGTATCAGCCAAGCATGAAAAGCGCGATGCGCAACAGCGTATTGTTCTACAACAGCGCAAATTACGGCATACCGCTCAATCAGCTGGCTTTTGCAGGCAACGAGAAAACACTCGCTATTCAGATATTAATTATGATGATGCAATCTCTTATACCGAACACGTATGGCATATATAACGTCAACGCGCACAAAGCCGATATGCGGGCGATTTGGCGGACAATTATCTCAATGCCGATTATATATGTCATTCCACTTGCCTTCCTGCTCAGAGGGTTCGACGTTCCCATCCCGCAGCCTATAGCTACACCGATCGGTTATTTATCAGCAGCGTTTATCGGTACAGCGCTTATTACGCTGGGCGTGCAGCTGGGCAATATGGAGTGGAAAATAAAGCGGTCACTTCTCATTGATGTCAGCATATCGGGCATACTCAGACTGATTGCCGGTCCTTTACTCGCATGGCTGATCGTCTGGCTGATGGGACTCGACAAGCTGACGGCAGCTGCCCTCATCGTTTCATCAGCTGTCCCCACTTCACTCAGCAGTGTGCTGCTCGCTGTAGAGTTCGACAACGAGCCAGAGTTTGCCTCGCAATCTGTTTTTGTCTCTACCATTTTAAGTATAATCACCGTTACTGCAGTCATTTTTTTCTTAAATCTTGATATCTAG
- the cysK gene encoding cysteine synthase A translates to MSHVVNHITDLIGNTPLVRLNRVVPDGSAEIYLKLEFFNPGSSVKDRIAISIIEEAEREGKLKPGDTIIEATSGNTGIGIALVAAARGYKAVLVMPETMSLERRNLLRAYGAELVLTPGAEGMKGAIRTAKELQEKHPDYFPALQFDNPANVKIHRETTGPEIVRAVESLDGKLDGFVAGVGTGGTITGAGEVLRDRFPDIHIVAVEPSSSPVLSGGAPGLHKIQGIGAGFVPSILDADIYNEIIQVSNDDAFETARRVAKEEGILGGISSGAAIYAAIQLAQKLGTGKRVVAVIPSNGERYLSTVLYQQEQQL, encoded by the coding sequence ATGAGTCATGTTGTCAATCATATTACGGATTTGATAGGAAACACGCCTTTGGTTCGTTTGAACAGGGTCGTGCCGGACGGAAGTGCAGAAATTTATTTGAAGCTGGAGTTTTTTAATCCAGGCAGCAGCGTAAAGGATCGAATTGCCATCAGCATTATTGAAGAGGCGGAGCGGGAAGGGAAGCTGAAACCGGGCGATACAATTATTGAGGCGACGAGCGGCAATACGGGTATTGGCATTGCATTGGTAGCCGCAGCTAGGGGCTATAAAGCGGTGCTTGTTATGCCGGAGACGATGAGCTTGGAGCGCCGCAATCTGCTTCGAGCATACGGTGCGGAACTAGTGCTTACGCCTGGAGCCGAAGGGATGAAAGGAGCGATTCGCACCGCGAAGGAGCTGCAAGAGAAACATCCCGATTATTTTCCAGCGCTGCAATTCGATAATCCGGCAAATGTGAAAATTCACCGGGAAACGACGGGTCCTGAAATCGTAAGAGCGGTGGAATCGCTTGATGGCAAGCTGGACGGTTTTGTAGCAGGTGTGGGCACAGGAGGCACGATTACGGGCGCTGGCGAAGTACTGCGCGATCGTTTCCCCGATATCCATATTGTAGCTGTTGAGCCGTCCTCATCGCCGGTTTTATCGGGAGGAGCGCCTGGCCTGCACAAAATTCAAGGCATTGGCGCGGGTTTTGTACCTTCGATATTGGATGCCGATATTTATAACGAGATCATTCAAGTGAGCAATGATGATGCATTCGAGACAGCTAGAAGAGTGGCCAAGGAGGAAGGAATCTTAGGCGGCATTTCTTCAGGAGCAGCTATATATGCCGCTATTCAATTGGCGCAGAAGCTGGGCACCGGCAAGCGGGTAGTTGCTGTAATCCCAAGCAACGGCGAGCGCTACTTGTCAACGGTGTTGTATCAACAGGAACAGCAGCTTTAA